TGAGATTTTATTCTGCCTTCCATACTATAGCAATTACAATGAATTTTTGAAATCTCACAAATGCCCTTTGAATACTGACTATGAGGTTTTTGCAGTAGATGGCAGTAATACAGAAATAGATAGGCATATTCTAACACCTTATTATGTGTTGAACATTGCCTGTGTCTCTATTGCCTATGGAGAAAAAGAAAGTAGATTTTGGTACAAAACTTTTCCCTACATTTATCTTGACCAAGAACTTTATTCTGACAAAGATGATATTACTTTTAAGAATTCTTCTGAGATTTCACAAGAAAGACAGGAAAAAGAATTTGTGGCAATTTTAGAGTATATAGAAGAGAGCAGCGAAACAGATCAACTCAAAATAGTACTTTACGACGGCAATCTTGTTGACTGGTCGCAGGACAGGCAAGGTATGCGTTTTGGCAGAAAAGCAAATGCTATTCTTGAAAGGATATTCCTGCTAGCAGAGCAAAAGAAAATAGCCGTGTGCGGTTTTATTTCTGTTCCTAAAAATTCAATTATTTCTAATATTTATAGAATATATATGTGTGAAAAACCAAGGATAAACTGTAGAGAGTGTCCAAAGGAGCAAAAAAGAGAGTGTGAAAAGATAGGCAGAATAAAGGATGTCATTTTATTTTCCGGCCTTAGGGAAGGAGAGTATTCAAACATCTTTTACACATTAGGTAGAGCTTTTGATGAGTTTGAGAAGACCGATATAGGCTTTGTTTATTTGAACACAGGTTACGAGATAGCACGAGTTGAGTTTCCGTTGTATATAGCAAACGATAAAAACTGGTTTGAGAGTTGCTTGGGTGCTATTTACCATCAGTGTCAACTTGGGTTTGGCTATCCCATATCTTTGACCCATGCCCATGAATTTTCTGTTATCTCTAAAGGCGACAAGGACGCAATAGAAAGTATGCTATATAGGTTTGAAGACAGTCTTATGCGCTATTCTGCTAAAAAGAACAATAAAATAAAAAGAATAGTATAAAAGGAGTAGTTTTTGAGATGATAGTGGGTGAGATAATAGATATTTCTTTTACACAACTTACCTGTGAGGCAAGGGACTTGAACAATATACCTACACCCGGCAGGTTTATAAAGTTTGAGTTAGATGATTACAAGGTGATAGGATGTGTTACAAGATATGACGTCGGCAGCATCTCCGAGGGAGAATATCCGAGAGCTTTGTGGAAGTCACCTGAAGAGATAAAAAAGCATTACCCTCAGATTGACCAGATTTTGAAGGGGTATTTTAAATGTGTGGTTCTTGGCTACATAGTGGATGGCAAGTTTGTTGGATGTCTTCCTGACAAAAGTATAAGACTTCACAGTTTGGTTGAACTGGCAACCCAAAAAGAAATTCTTCTTGCCACTCAAAATGGTCTTTTTCTAAATTCTGTACTAAAGGCAAAAGATATTGATATAATCGAGGTTGTTCCATGGATGCTCTTTTTTGCATATCTTGCAAGAGGAAAAGACTATTACTATATAGAACAGATGGGAAAAAGCTTGAACGCTTATCTTAAATATGACCTCAATCTTCTTGAGCCTATAATTGAGAGGTTAGAGAATTTGATAATGACTGTACAAGAAGGGTGATTGAAATATGGCAAGTAGTATGTATGAAGAGAACAGAATTGGCAAAATCATAGGTGGTTCGTATTCAGAAGGTCTTGCAATAAAAGTCGAGGATGATTCTGTTGTGGAAAGTACAAGGATTGGAGCAATTCTTGTTAGCCAAACAGAAAAGAGGAAGTACTACTGTATGCTTACCGACATGGTAATAGAGGGCATGAACAAGCAAGCTTTGACAGAACTTCCGCGAGGAAACTCAAGCCTGCTTTTGAACAGAATTACAAGGGGGACTTCAATTTATACTGTGTTCAAGGCACAGCCAGTCCTTTCTTACGACCTTGAGGAAAAGAAAAATCAGCCTATAAGAAACATACCCGTTCATGCTTCAAGTGTTAGAAGAGCTACCTATGATGATATTTCAGATGTGTTTGGAAGTTTTGAAAAAAGTCCAAGACGTTATTTTCCAGTTGGAAGTGTTCTTGACATGGACGAAAGCTCTACAGTATGCATAGACATGGAAAGATTTATTGAACGAAGCAGTGGCATTTATGGGAGGACTGGTACAGGAAAATCATTTATTGCAAGATTATTGATGGCGGGGATTATCCTTTGTGATAAGGCATCGCTTCTCATTTTTGATGCTCACTCAGACCATGGACCTGACAGCGTTGATGAGGAAAACCGTCCTGTTAAAGGGCTTAAAAGTCTTTTTGGAAGCAAAGTCCAGATAATGACAATTGAAAATTCCTCGTCAATGGCAGGTGTTTTGCCGATTGAGATTGATGTTAGAGATGTTGAGATCGAGGATATTTTATCAATTGCAGAAGAGCTAAACCTCAATGAGACAGCACAACAGGTTATGATTGCACTGAAAAATAAATTGGAGACAGAGGGTAAACACTGGCTTGAAGAGATACTTATAAATGGTGAGGACTTAGCAGAGAGGTTTAAAGACAGCGAAGCAGTTGTTAACAGAAGTTCGCTTTTGGCACTTATCAGAAAGCTTTCTGTGTTAAAAGAATTACCCTACCTTAGATATGATAGACGACCTGGTACAAACTCAATTGATATTATTTTAAACTATCTTCAAAAAGGTATAAGTGTTGATATAACATTTGGCAAAAGTGATAAATTACTTAATTACCTCTTTGTTACAAACGTATTATCAAGACGTATTTACCAAAGATATATGGAGATGTACGAAAGGTATATCTCAAACAGACAAAAATATTCTCCTCCAAGGCCACTTGTGATTGCTATTGAAGAAGCACACAGATTTTTATCGCCCGATGTTGCAAAGCAGACAATATTTGGAACAATAGCAAGAGAGATGAGAAAAGCTAAGGTAAGTCTTATGTGTATAGACCAGAGACCTTCTCAGATAGACAGCGAGATTGCATCGCAAATTGGAACAAGGATTATTTTATCTCTTTCTGATGAAGCTGACATTACAAGTGCACTTGCTGGTATGAAAAATAGTAAACAGCTGAGGGCAATTATAGAGTCGCTTGATTCGAAACAGCAGGCTTTGTTAATAGGTCATGCAGTTCCTATGCCAATTGCGATAAAAACGAGGGGGTATGATAGTAGCTTTTATGATTTTGTTTCAATTTATTTCAAAGAAGATGAAGTGGATGAAAAGTATGAAAGAACTTTAGAGGCATCTAAGAAGTGGCTTGATGAGATGTGCTATTAAATTAAAAATTTTTTAAGAGGGAGAATAAGATGGCAATTAGAGGAGTTCATACAGCTGACCTTCATTTTGGAGTGACAACTTATAGCCGCGAAACTCCAGACGGACTTGGCTCACGTGTACATGACTTTTTCAAAACATTTGACAGAATATTGCAGTTTATAAGAGATAACAGCATTGACTTTTTGCTTATAACAGGCGATATTTTTAAAGACAGGGAACCAAACTCTACGCTGAGGAATATGTTTTACAAAAGGATTGTGGATATTTCGAAAGAAGGTGTTTTGGTCATTATAATTCCAGGCAATCATGATATGCATCCATTTGAGACAAAAGACCATTCTGTAAAGGTCTTTGAGATATTTGAACAGCCAAACATTGTTGTAATGGACAAACCTTTTGAAGTCAAAGAATTTGAAATAAGAGATGAAAAGCTTCGCATTATAGCTGTGCCATACCTTTATCTTGAAAGGTTTGTGGATGAGACATTTCCTCAAAAGACTGAAGAGCTTGATATGATAGCAGCCAATTTTTTTGAGAAAAAACTAAGCCAGGTTTTAGACTCTTCAGAAGATAATATTCCAACAATACTTGCTGGGCACTTTACTGTAGTAGAGGCGCAGATTGGAAGCGAAAGATCAATTATGCTTGGCAAAGACATAAAAGTGCCTCTTTCATGCCTTTTAAATCCAAAGTTAAAATTTGTGGCCCTTGGACATATTCACAAACCTCAGATTTTACATGCAGCAAACCCTACTGTGCTGTATTGTGGGTCGCCTGACAGAATAGATTTTTCTGAAGCAAACGACAGCAAGGGGTTTGTTGTGTTTGAATTAGATAAAGATAGCTTTAGGTTTGAGTTTCAACCTGTTAAGGTAAGACCTTTTTGCCAGTTGGAGATTGATGTGTTTGAAGACCAAGTAGAAAATCTCACCAAAAAGATTCTTGACAAAATAGAAGAGAAAATACAAATGTTTGAGCAAAGTACTTCAAGTAGTATTCAGGTTTCGGTTGTAAAGCTCATAATAAAAACTCAGAGTTTGATAAAAGAGAAGATTGACATTGGGCTTGTTGAAAGGTTTTTGAGAGACAGATGTTTTGTTTTAGCGCCTATCGAAATTGAGGTAATTGACTCAAAGAAAGATTTTAGAATTGCTGAGGTTGATGAAAAGTCGGACCCTGTTGAGGCATTCGAAAAGTTTTTATCTGCAAGCCAGAAATACAGGGATGTAGAAAATAAAGATAAGATTGTATCAGAATTTAAAAAACTTCTACATGAAATCCAAGAAAAATAAGGGAAAAGTAAGAGGTGGGGATGTAATTTGAAACCTCTTTTTTTGAGGATTGAAAATTTCAAATCATACAAGGATAGTCAGAACGAGATTGATTTTAGTAATATAAAAGTTGCTTGTATCATAGGGAAGAATGGAAATGGAAAATCTTCTATTGCTGAAGCAATTGCCTGGGCACTTTTTGGTGAGTTTGAAAGACTTCAAACAGGAAAACGTGGAAAAATTGCAGAAACAGAGTATATAAACTCACATAGTGATTATATGCAGGTTGAATTTGAATTTGAATTGAATAAGACCATATATAAAGTTGTGAGAAGACTTGATAGAAGAGGTAAAAAGTACCTTTCACTTTTTGTTAGAAAAGCAGACAGCCTCATACCTATAAATGAAGCAACTAACACCCAAACTCAAGAAAAGCTTCAGAATATTTTAGGGATAGATTTTAATGTCTTTTTGCATTCAACATATCTTTCTCAAAAGAGAACAGAAGATTTTTTGCTGTCTTCGCCAGAGGACAGGCGTGAAGTGCTTGCAAAGATATTGAACCTGAGCATATATGACAGGATAAACGAACTTGCGAAAGAAAAACGAAGAGAAATAAAAGTTTTGCTGGATATAAAGAACAGAGAAATAGAGGAAGAAAATAAGATTTTGTCAGAGGAAGAGTCTATAAAATCTTTGGTGGCTGATTTGGAAAAGAAGAGAACAGCAATTGAAGCTGAATTAAATGGTTTGAGAAATGAACTAAATGCCCTTATTTCAAAAAAGTCTGAAATAGAACAAAAACTTAGTTTATTGAGTCAGAAAAAGAGTGAAATGATAGAACATCAGAGAAAAGCTGAGGAGATAAGGTATAGGATTGAAACTGCCAGAAAAGAGCTTTTAAAAATTGAAGAAAAGTTAAATGAAGAAGATAGAATAACTGCAATGGTTAAAGAGTATGAGATGGTAAAAGAAAAGGTTGAACTCAAGAGAAAAGATTATGAAATGTATCTTGAGCTCAAAAATAAAATAGTTCTGTGTGAGAAGGAAATAAAAAACAAACTGGATCAGAAAAGAATATTTGAAAAGAGTATCGAAGAAAGTAATTTACAACTTAATAAAGAAACTTCTGAGATTTTAAAGTATGAAGAAGAGATAAAAAAGGTAGAGATTGAAATTTCAAAGGTCGAAAATGAGCTGGAAAAAGTAAAACAGTATAAACATGAACAAGAGAAAAAAAGAGATGAGATTGTAAAACATGAAAAGTTGTTAGAAGTGGTGGAGAACAAATTAAAAGAGCTTGCTTCAAGTTACAGGCTCATAGAAGCAAATCAGGGAAGGTGCCCAGTATGCTTGCGCCAAATTAATGGTCAGGAAGAAAAAGAGCATATAAAGAGTGAAATTGCAGCCCAGGGTAGGGAATTTAAACAAAGAAGAGAAAGTTTGATAAAAAAACTTGAAATTTTGAAAAAAGAGTTTTCTGAGCTTGAAGAGAAGATAAAACTTGAAGAGGTTCTTCGGGCAAGAGAAAAAAAGCTTCACGGGATGTTTGAAAACTTGAAGGCTAAGGTGGAGCAGAAAACACAAAACATTGTTAATCTACAAAATTCAGTAATTCAGGTGACC
The sequence above is drawn from the Caldicellulosiruptor bescii DSM 6725 genome and encodes:
- a CDS encoding metallophosphoesterase family protein, whose amino-acid sequence is MAIRGVHTADLHFGVTTYSRETPDGLGSRVHDFFKTFDRILQFIRDNSIDFLLITGDIFKDREPNSTLRNMFYKRIVDISKEGVLVIIIPGNHDMHPFETKDHSVKVFEIFEQPNIVVMDKPFEVKEFEIRDEKLRIIAVPYLYLERFVDETFPQKTEELDMIAANFFEKKLSQVLDSSEDNIPTILAGHFTVVEAQIGSERSIMLGKDIKVPLSCLLNPKLKFVALGHIHKPQILHAANPTVLYCGSPDRIDFSEANDSKGFVVFELDKDSFRFEFQPVKVRPFCQLEIDVFEDQVENLTKKILDKIEEKIQMFEQSTSSSIQVSVVKLIIKTQSLIKEKIDIGLVERFLRDRCFVLAPIEIEVIDSKKDFRIAEVDEKSDPVEAFEKFLSASQKYRDVENKDKIVSEFKKLLHEIQEK
- a CDS encoding AAA family ATPase, whose amino-acid sequence is MKPLFLRIENFKSYKDSQNEIDFSNIKVACIIGKNGNGKSSIAEAIAWALFGEFERLQTGKRGKIAETEYINSHSDYMQVEFEFELNKTIYKVVRRLDRRGKKYLSLFVRKADSLIPINEATNTQTQEKLQNILGIDFNVFLHSTYLSQKRTEDFLLSSPEDRREVLAKILNLSIYDRINELAKEKRREIKVLLDIKNREIEEENKILSEEESIKSLVADLEKKRTAIEAELNGLRNELNALISKKSEIEQKLSLLSQKKSEMIEHQRKAEEIRYRIETARKELLKIEEKLNEEDRITAMVKEYEMVKEKVELKRKDYEMYLELKNKIVLCEKEIKNKLDQKRIFEKSIEESNLQLNKETSEILKYEEEIKKVEIEISKVENELEKVKQYKHEQEKKRDEIVKHEKLLEVVENKLKELASSYRLIEANQGRCPVCLRQINGQEEKEHIKSEIAAQGREFKQRRESLIKKLEILKKEFSELEEKIKLEEVLRAREKKLHGMFENLKAKVEQKTQNIVNLQNSVIQVTQTIKLCEDEIERLKEEMTNLKREISILNFDENYYTQLLQREKELEMYQSLFNELTINKVKAENLKKEILEYQQQEKEILKKVEDLKQEIANISTIAHTVMLEKVKSDILSCESKIRNLQESLNSVLKELGILEQKLNQIEEAKKKLLRLESEIEEMKKKIEIYDIIIDITGPDGIKNEIIANTLPQIRDEANGLLKILTNGAFSIDFKTQKETASGKTIETLQIEISDANGTRNYELFSGGELFRINFAIRIALSKVLLKRAGASIRMLILDEGFGSQDEEGKDHIVECLNRIKDQFDTILVITHIEDLMDAFDQRIIVKKDVEGSKIFVV
- a CDS encoding ATP-binding protein, which translates into the protein MASSMYEENRIGKIIGGSYSEGLAIKVEDDSVVESTRIGAILVSQTEKRKYYCMLTDMVIEGMNKQALTELPRGNSSLLLNRITRGTSIYTVFKAQPVLSYDLEEKKNQPIRNIPVHASSVRRATYDDISDVFGSFEKSPRRYFPVGSVLDMDESSTVCIDMERFIERSSGIYGRTGTGKSFIARLLMAGIILCDKASLLIFDAHSDHGPDSVDEENRPVKGLKSLFGSKVQIMTIENSSSMAGVLPIEIDVRDVEIEDILSIAEELNLNETAQQVMIALKNKLETEGKHWLEEILINGEDLAERFKDSEAVVNRSSLLALIRKLSVLKELPYLRYDRRPGTNSIDIILNYLQKGISVDITFGKSDKLLNYLFVTNVLSRRIYQRYMEMYERYISNRQKYSPPRPLVIAIEEAHRFLSPDVAKQTIFGTIAREMRKAKVSLMCIDQRPSQIDSEIASQIGTRIILSLSDEADITSALAGMKNSKQLRAIIESLDSKQQALLIGHAVPMPIAIKTRGYDSSFYDFVSIYFKEDEVDEKYERTLEASKKWLDEMCY
- a CDS encoding DNA double-strand break repair nuclease NurA codes for the protein MLDLYRLSVQINEKKEILAKHEEELKSNVEDVFAFLNSVDRKKIQNVLSKIPSKDEKNEILFCLPYYSNYNEFLKSHKCPLNTDYEVFAVDGSNTEIDRHILTPYYVLNIACVSIAYGEKESRFWYKTFPYIYLDQELYSDKDDITFKNSSEISQERQEKEFVAILEYIEESSETDQLKIVLYDGNLVDWSQDRQGMRFGRKANAILERIFLLAEQKKIAVCGFISVPKNSIISNIYRIYMCEKPRINCRECPKEQKRECEKIGRIKDVILFSGLREGEYSNIFYTLGRAFDEFEKTDIGFVYLNTGYEIARVEFPLYIANDKNWFESCLGAIYHQCQLGFGYPISLTHAHEFSVISKGDKDAIESMLYRFEDSLMRYSAKKNNKIKRIV